One window of the Triticum dicoccoides isolate Atlit2015 ecotype Zavitan chromosome 3B, WEW_v2.0, whole genome shotgun sequence genome contains the following:
- the LOC119277769 gene encoding uncharacterized protein LOC119277769 codes for MHRILPRAASFLDAAAAPARPLLPSSRMPALRLAGPSLSTCSVPSTARPRPLPWLRCGGDGAVARRGLCCSAEAARRGDIAAGEGEGEEDEEGRASRGGGGRHSPERRQRGRGDAATGSGELLAIPGVGPRNQRKLVEKGFDGVAPLKQLYRDKFFGKSDEKMVEFLQSSVGIIHKNHAESITLFIKESIDEEVKDTDTSKPCRRKRLTFCVEGNISVGKSTFLQRIANETIELRDLVEIVPEPVAKWQDIGPDHFNILDAFYAEPQRYAYTFQNYVFVTRVMQERESSSGIKPLRLMERSVFSDRMVFVRAVHEAKWMNEMEISIYDSWFDPVVSSLPGLVPDGFIYLRASPDTCHKRMMVRKRSEEGGVSLDYLQGLHEKHESWLLPSKGQGSGLLSVSQLPIHMEGSLHPEIRDRVFFLEGDHMHSSIQKVPALILDCENDIDFNKDIEAKRQYARQVAEFFEFVKKKNEALPAETSDGDKSISPQVMLPGRGDLWFPGGSPLPKSALGSLEFRRAMSSFLPK; via the exons ATGCACAGGATTCTCCCCCGAGCCGCCTCCttcctcgacgcggccgcggccCCGGCCCGGCCGCTGCTGCCCTCCTCCCGCATGCCCGCGCTCCGCCTGGCAGGTCCGTCCCTCTCCACTTGCTCGGTACCGAGCACCGCGCGCCCCCGCCCCCTGCCGTGGCTGCGCTGCGGCGGTGACGGCGCGGTCGCGAGGAGGGGGCTCTGCTGCTCCGCTgaggcggcgaggcgcggggaTATTGCcgcaggagagggagagggagaggaagatgaagagggTAGGGCCTCCAGAGGAGGTGGGGGTCGTCATTCGCCAGAGAGGAGGCAGAGAGGCCGGGGCGATGCGGCGACGGGGAGCGGGGAGCTGCTCGCCATTCCTGGGGTCGGGCCGCGGAACCAGAGGAAGCTCGTTGAGAAGGGATTCGATGGCGTGGCGCCGCTCAAGCAGCTCTATCGGGATAAG TTCTTTGGCAAGTCTGATGAGAAGATGGTTGAGTTCTTGCAAAGTTCAGTTGGCATCATACACAAGAACCATGCTGAGAGTATAACTTTGTTCATTAAAGAGAGCATTGATGAGGAGGTGAAAGACACTGACACATCTAAGCCTTGCAGAAGAAAGAGGCTCACCTTTTGTGTTGAAGGGAATATCAGTGTCGGGAAATCTACATTCCTTCAAAGAATTGCCAACGAGACTATCGAACTACGTGACCTTGTGGAAATAGTACCTGAACCTGTTGCAAAGTGGCAGGATATTGGGCCTGATCACTTTAACATACTTGATGCTTTCTATGCTGAACCGCAGAGGTATGCTTACACTTTCCAGAATTACGTCTTTGTGACAAGGGTGATGCAAGAGAGGGAGTCTTCAAGTGGAATAAAGCCTCTCCGGCTGATGGAAAGAAGTGTTTTCAGTGATAGAATG GTTTTTGTCCGTGCTGTTCATGAAGCTAAGTGGATGAACGAGATGGAAATCAGCATTTACGATTCCTGGTTCGACCCAGTTGTGTCATCTCTCCCGGGTCTTGTCCCTGATGGTTTTATTTATCTAAGAGCTAGCCCTGACACCTGCCACAAAAGAATGATGGTTCGGAAAAGGTCTGAGGAGGGTGGTGTCAGTCTTGATTACCTTCAAGGTTTGCATGAGAAACATGAAAGCTGGCTACTTCCGTCCAAAGGGCAAGGTTCTGGTTTGTTGTCAGTCAGTCAGCTTCCAATTCATATGGAGGGCTCACTACATCCAGAAATACGAGATCGAGTGTTCTTCCTGGAAGGAGATCATATGCATTCTAGTATCCAGAAG GTTCCTGCTCTGATCCTGGACTGTGAAAATGACATTGATTTTAACAAGGACATTGAAGCTAAACGACA ATATGCTCGTCAAGTTGCGGAGTTCTTCGAATTtgtgaagaaaaagaatgaagctcTTCCTGCTGAGACAAGTGATGGTGACAAGAGTATAAGCCCACAGGTTATGCTTCCTGGCAGAGGTGATTTGTGGTTCCCTGGAGGCAGCCCTTTACCAAAATCTGCTCTAGGATCTCTTGAATTCAGACGGGCGATGTCGTCCTTCCTCCCAAAGTAG